In Pedobacter sp. WC2423, the following are encoded in one genomic region:
- a CDS encoding lmo0937 family membrane protein, which produces MGNLLYLVAVVLIILWVIGFFFHGFGDVGGLIHVLLVIAVIAIILKIINRAA; this is translated from the coding sequence ATGGGAAATTTACTTTATTTAGTTGCAGTGGTGTTGATCATTTTATGGGTAATCGGCTTTTTCTTCCATGGCTTTGGCGATGTAGGAGGTCTGATTCACGTATTATTGGTGATTGCAGTAATTGCAATTATCCTGAAAATAATCAACAGAGCTGCTTAA
- a CDS encoding DUF2795 domain-containing protein: MYWTLELASHLEDAPWPATKDELIDYGIRSGAPVEVIENLQALEDDGEPYETIEEIWPDYPTKDDFFFNEDEY, encoded by the coding sequence ATGTATTGGACATTAGAATTAGCATCGCATTTGGAAGACGCTCCATGGCCTGCAACAAAAGACGAACTTATTGATTACGGTATCAGATCAGGTGCACCTGTAGAGGTTATTGAAAACCTGCAAGCATTAGAAGATGACGGTGAGCCGTATGAAACTATTGAAGAAATCTGGCCGGATTATCCGACTAAGGATGATTTCTTCTTTAATGAAGACGAATATTAG
- a CDS encoding 2-C-methyl-D-erythritol 4-phosphate cytidylyltransferase, giving the protein MKYYAIIVAGGKGNRMNLAVAKQFLELDGKPILMHTLEAFHQCVLNPVIILVLNIHQHQFWEELCARHDFKIPHQIIKGGQERFDSVRNGLKVIKGKAVVAIHDAVRPLISAEVILQSYQMAEEKGNAITAIQPVDSVRIKREGQDSEALNRDELYLIQTPQTFQLEQLKKAYLQPYRNEFTDDASVVERAGFSIHLLQGERDNIKITYTQDLELASFLLNKKGS; this is encoded by the coding sequence ATGAAATATTATGCTATAATTGTTGCAGGCGGTAAGGGTAACAGGATGAATTTAGCTGTCGCAAAACAATTTTTAGAACTGGATGGCAAACCTATTTTAATGCATACCCTGGAAGCCTTCCATCAATGTGTCCTAAATCCAGTAATTATTTTAGTCCTGAACATTCACCAGCACCAGTTTTGGGAAGAATTATGTGCCAGACATGACTTCAAAATTCCGCATCAGATTATTAAAGGAGGACAAGAGCGCTTTGATTCTGTGCGAAATGGATTAAAAGTAATCAAAGGAAAAGCTGTGGTAGCCATACATGATGCTGTTCGTCCTTTAATTTCAGCAGAAGTAATCCTGCAATCTTACCAGATGGCAGAAGAAAAAGGGAATGCAATCACTGCGATACAGCCTGTTGATTCTGTTAGAATAAAGCGTGAGGGACAAGATTCTGAAGCTTTAAACAGAGACGAACTCTACCTGATTCAAACTCCGCAAACCTTCCAGCTAGAGCAACTTAAAAAGGCTTATCTTCAACCTTACCGCAATGAATTCACAGATGATGCTTCAGTAGTGGAAAGAGCAGGGTTCAGTATCCATCTGCTTCAGGGAGAACGAGATAATATTAAAATAACTTATACACAGGATCTGGAACTGGCTTCCTTTCTGTTAAATAAGAAAGGCTCCTGA